The window CCTCCAAGGTGGTATTTATGGTGGCAGAATCCACTGTTTTCCTGATGGTGACTCATGAAGAATATCTCTCATTCTACATTGTGTATTATTACCTTCACCAAGTTTAGATCCCTTGGCCCAAGTTGTGGAGAAGATGCTGAGCCTTTTACATCTAAACTCTATTATAAAGAAGAGAATGCATGCAGATGCCCTATGGTTTACATCAGTAATGAGATAGAGAAgcttgccttctttttttttaattaaaaaaaaagattagggTAAAGTTTTTCTGCACCCATAGAAGACGGTTCACttaccatcttagggttcacaaattccttttagggttttagtatgtttcaagATACCCTTTTGATATCCATTCCCGCCCTCTCCTGccatcccattcaccatgggtggagggaaattcgGTCCGAAAGATTATATCTATCTCTCTTGGTTAATTAGGCACatggtttttttggggggcggGGTGGGATTCTGGTGGCGGCTTAATTATATGGTTACTCCCAGTGGTTTAATGTAATCTACAGTGATACCATATTGATTCAAAGAATTTGAGTATTTTGAAGCCATGACCACTTCTGGATCTTTATCACTTCTAGTTTCTTGTCCGGTCTAGTTCCCCGTTTCTTTTAATAAGGGGGATtggaatgaccatcctacccctgcccgaactcTCTGCCCGATGGGATCCACCACCACGtaccctattagaggaactgaggAACTGAGCCAGAcagagaactggaggagataattttccgacCATTTCTTGTCCATGGAGTTTCTTAGAGTACAAGCGAGCTATTTTCTGTAATTTGTATACAAATAACCATGATGATATTATATCGTGCAACTGCAAGAAAGAAAATACTGATTATGTAAGGGATGAAAGAGGATGGAGAATGGGAAGGAAAAGGGGCAGAGAAGGCATGGACTAGCGACAGTTTTCGAAGGGACGTTTTATGCCTCTTCAATCAAATATATTCTAtgcataagggtgtcaaatggttgGTTTGATCCGGTTTTAATTGGTTCGAATCAGTTTTTGGCATGGGATCCTAATGCTAAACCTTAAGGTTAGAATCGGATTTCGGTCAGTtgcaatttcaatccggttcgtATCTATATGGGCATGGGCTAGGGCTAATGCATGGCCATGACTACGCACATATAATTTTATGCTAAAGAGGTACTAAACGAACGGTGTGAGTGACTAGATTCCATATTGGTGTGAACGGAAAACAAATTAGCGTGATTCTATGTGCGTTGCTTTCTCAACTGTCTATTCCAACTTCCAAAAGAATGATCCACAAAATCCCACATCCATCAGGTCAGTACGTGCTGCCTCGCTTTTAATCGAACGAATCATGAGTGTTCATACCTACATCGAATCTCACATGCGTATACTATAAAGTGCCACAAATACGTTTTGGATTGAGATCCGTATGATTTTAAAACGCGTCAAATCAAGTAAAGAGGTAATAACACATATGTGCATTTCATCACACATCCCTAGCTAGGCGATGTGGAACTATTACGTGGTTCTACATATGATGATAAGGTTAAAGGAAACAAACATACCTTACGGTGTTTCTTACCTACAATACAATATAAAGTATACTTGTCTAGCAAGACAAGTGGAGACAGAATGATGCTAATAAAACTCCATGGTTTCTCATGTTTCAATGGCAAAAATTTTGAGTGTTTAGATATCTCTGGTTCCATAGTAGGAGAAGACTATTTGCATGAACGTTCTGTTTTTTATGACGACCATTGGTCTTGTTtaccctcttctcttttctcaacTGTAGAATTTTTCAGTCATGCATCTAGTGGGGTAATGCTAATAATATACAGATTGAGGGTAGGTACAAATCCTGCAAGAAAACAAATATTTCATTTCCCATTAAAAGATGTTAGAATCAAGTCCACACATAtataaaatattcatattaATTAAGATATGTCAAATAAAGCCCAAATCCCAATATATGAGCAAATTCCACTATTGGACTTTATTGACTTAATTCAAAAGTAATCAACATTGTACTAATCTGGTTTTATAAAAACAAATCAAGGACTATGCTACCCCACCAAAGAAAGGAAATCTTACAATTTACCATTCGGGCAGCATACATCATTAAATAAAAGTGATTTTCCAGATTAAACAAATAGAAATTGACAAAAAAACGAAAAGTGTTGAATGATGTATACACCTTAATTAAGCAAATGTCTTGGTCCAAATGTGACTACAAATACCCAACTGTGTGGATCTCCACATTTCAAATGATATAGGGTCAAACACGTCAAAGCTTAAGAGATTATCCCTCAACAGCTTTGGTTGTATAATATGAAAGTGTGGTATAGAAAATACATGTAATAGTGGTCAATATACCAATTTCCAAATTGGTTAAAGCTTAAAACAAAATAAGCCATGTGAGACAAGTATAAAAGGTCTCAACAACAATAGACGCCTTCCCAAACACACTTTCACCCAAAGAAACAAATTGGGACTGAATCAAAATGCCCCAAATCACTTgcaaaatcaaaagaaggttcTACTATAGTAAACAAATGCTCTTGTTTTTGTGGTTTTGTTGAATATATTTgctattaacaaaaaaaaacacaaacatgtgtgtattttatttttagttaaaAGATCTTATTACCTCAATTATCAAAAGGAGGCAAATAACCAAATATGCACACATACTAAACAAATTAAATGACTATAACAAGAATGATgcatattattaattaaaatttttttgaaatagatCACCAATTGAGGTATAGTTGTAACCCTATGCACTAGTTATTTGGCGCCTCTAATAGCTAGATGGGGGATGACTTGGATAGCCATATATTAATTTTGGGAGTTTTAGTCTTCCAATTTGTCTTTATGTTCATAACTAACTTCACTTATTGTTCAAAAAAATTGGTAGCAGGCACCAAGGATTTAAGAATCGAAATCATATCAACCGTTCCAAAACAGAATGAGTTGCGTCCGATCTTGATTCTGGTCAATCTAGAATAGTGTTAGGTTTTTTGTGGTAATTAGAATAGTGTTTGGTGGATTGGGTCTTCTCGGCCGATCCAATCTGAATTTGCTTATCTCGCCAAACATGCAACAGCATGATGGACACATGTCAATatcttttgatttaattaaaaaaaaaaaaaaaaaaaaaaaaaaaaaaggggaatcgGGGCAACTCAGAGAAGGAGGACAAATcatgttaatatatatatttaaggtgtatcttgttgtcaccaagtaggtgaactaagaaattgtaattttatttttttaccacTTGTGTTAATCTCAgaagttatttaatgcataggtaatttttttcatttcacatgCACATGGACAATGAGAGTTTtttaaaatgacataatgatgtCATTTCCAACTTGCCCTTTTTACTAAGgattaaaataatttttcagAATAAGACAAAGgctaaaaaagtaaaattataatCTTATTATAACAAACTatgattacaacaagattttccgaTATATATAACGATTGATTCATATCCCGATCCCCGATCGatccaaaataaaatagttGATCCATGCTGATTCAAATTGATCCAAATTTCGTTGATTCTATTATTTAAACCCTGGTGGGCACCCATGTAATTAATTGCGCTACCAACCCTTACTTTGGAGGGTAGAAGCTAGGAATTTTCACCCAACAAGCAATTGGGGAGGGCAAGAATACGCATTTCTTGTTTGCCTATTTAAACCACAAGGATAAGGACGTCCAACTCTTACCTTACCATTTTACCCATCTACCCCCTAAGGTTATATATGTCTAGCCCACTTCATTTCCAAAAACAAACAGAACCGTACCCATTGATATGCACATAGCATGCAGCCTAGTTAAGGTCCATAACAATTCCCTTAAAGACCCAGTTAAAATTATTTCAATCAAAGTCAGAAAAATTACATTTTCAAATGCCATTGATATTTGTATCTTGATTATAATTGTTGAGACCTTCTAGACGCCACCTCCATTAATCTTGTTCCTTAGGcatgtttaattaattaaagaagtGTGGCGGTCTTTTCATGCCAAGCTGTGTCTAAGTGCAAGTATACACGCCCGCACATAGCATTcatttttccttaatatcaaaTTTGCATGCACACTGCATGATTCACATGACAACACAGCCCCAATGTATTAaaaatctatcattttatttaattattattatgttaCTATTAAGATTTTTGAGTATATGTACAAACAAAATATAAAGTTGATCCACAGTCATCTTCTGACTTTAAGATGGATCTACAAATGTTGAAACCTTCTTTTTGGCCTTCTGCAACTTCTCCCCAAGTCATCTGTACTTCTGAAAGTGTATCCAAATGTTGCTGAAATCTCCTTTGGTAAatcaaaattacaaaatatacACTGGATAATCCATAGCTAGGTAATAGCCATGGCCAACCAAATCTATGAAAATTAAGTGAGAATAAATcattgagagaaaaaaaaaaaaaaaaaaaaatttaaggaaaACGCATATTAATTAGAGTCCAGTAAGGCCAATCAGCATGGATAATCCATAGGTAATAGCCATGGCCAACCAACCACCAATCAACACCCTCAAACAAGACCTCTTCACAGGTGCCTTCCCTAAGACTGCACCAACCCATCCAAAAATCACCAACGCCAAGCTTGACAATGCAATCACCACTCCTAACCGCACCCCATAAACTTGTATAAAGGATGCGGATAGTAGCGGCACCGCCGCTCCGATCATAAACGAAAGCGCCGATACACCGGCCGCCTGAAGTGGGTTGGGCAATTTCTCTTTGTTCCTCTCATCCTCATCAGATAAATCTccattttttattctattttcattctctctcttcatctGAGATACCTCTATATCCCTTTGAGAATATACAGAGACAAACTCACCGATGGCCATACTACAAGCTCCAGCAACCATCCCTGCAAACCCTGAAATGATCATGGATTTTACGTCTGAACTCACGGCTCCCACTCCTATCATCAATGATGCAGTAGAGACCAACCCATCACTTGCTCCAAGAACAGCTGCTCTAAGCCACTGTGCCCTTTGCAAGTAATCGATTTCCACTTTGGGTTTTTGCCCTATTTGTCCCTCAATATCGTTATGGTTATTGCTTGGGATCTGATCAGGATTAGTGTTTTCCTTCATTGAAGGTTGGTTGCCAGCTTCAATTGCTGCCATGATAGGGAAGAAAATAAGCAAAAGAAAGGCTGTGTTATGTTTGATGGGATTCTATGAAGGATTTAggcaaaaacaagaagaaaattaaagagGGAAATGAAGGCTTATGGAAGCCACACGCCCCTCCCATGTAGTATTTATAGTGGTAGAATCCACTATTTTCCCTGATAATGACTCATGAAGGGTATCTGTCAATCTACATTGGAGAAGAAGCAAATTAGATTTTTAGAAGAAGAGAATGCGTGCAGAAGGCCTACATATTACATCAGTGCATGAGATACTGAGATAGAGAAGCTTgctttgtccttttttttttttttttttttctctctctctctctagcgtTTGGTTATAGATTTTTCTCTTGGTCAATTAGTATTGATGgttcttaattaattaaaatattaaaacaaataaattaggCACATTAACAATGGTAATTATGGTATCATCTTCTTTGGATTGGATTCTGGAGTCGGTTTACATGGTTAATTACCtcccttttattttaatgtaaaGTAGAGTACTTTGAAGCCATATATGGAATTCCTTGGTGAGCAAGCGAGGTAATGGGAAGGGAAGGCATGAACTAGCAAAAGTTTCAGGGAAGCGTTATGCTTGTTGCCTGTTCGACCAAATCCATTTTTGAGCACGACATACATAAATGGAAGCATTTCTTACGCAAAAGATCGAGGTAGATGTATAGTATTATTTGTAGATTGTTAAATCAATTataatttgttttgaaaattaattaataagttAACTTAATCATTTGAATAAATTAACCAttttccaattttaattttatcctAAGCTCgatttttttttgctaacgAGGAAACCATTGAACCTGCCCGATTTTTACCTCAGTTTGGTTCCAAGGAAAATACAAATATGTCCTTGAAGTCAAATATATTTTACGAAAACGTAGATATTTCACTTCCTTTGCAATCAAACGGAACCTTAGATCTAAACACGCAACAATGCATTTTGTATACAAATTTACTAATCATACGCAATTTGTTTTTGCTCATGCCAATTGGGAAAGGGTTGAGGGTGCCATTTACCAAAATTATTCCATGGTTGAAGTTGAATAATTCAAGAGAATCGTCCAATATTTTAATTGGGCAGAGGTTTCCCCACGTTAAAGTGCAAAACCATCCACATATTTATTTACGAGAGAATGTGTCAACGTGAGCCCATGGATCTTTATGTGAGAGGGCGTGTGGATTACTTTGCCATTCGATGTCCATCATCtgcttctttttcccattttaattttatagatTTGTATATGATTATAAGGAGATAAGGGATCGGCACACGCCCACGTGCGGTAAGCTAATGGGCGCCAGGCCAAACACTAATGAAGATGTTGACATCAAGTAATTAAGAGGGGCAAAAGAGTCATTACAacgaaagaaagagatagatatgTATATACACAATCATTGCTAGGTTACGGTATACCGGGGGTGTGGCAGGCCTTTTTGAGTTTGTATCTATGGGCATGGACTAATACATGTCCATGTCTATTATGTGCATAATTTTCATGCTATAAGAGATAAAAGAACGGTGTGAGAAATTAGATTCCATATTAATGTGAGGACTCGGCTCTTGTCCAGCACCCTGCTCGGGTTGCATGTGCAGCATCGGACACAGTGAGGCTTGAAAAGACCATCTCACCCCTATACTTCTTGTggtcttttcacgcctcactgTGTCTGATGCTACACATGAAGCCCAAGCAGGGTGCTGGACAGGAGCCGAATCGTTAGTGTGAACTCAAAACGAAGTAACGtgattctatatatatatatatatatatatatgcttgaATTGCATTCTTAATTAGTGTCTATTCCAACTTCCAAAAGAACaatccccaaaataccccaTCCATTAGAATTAGAGTTATACCTGCTCATGCCTGCTTTTAATTCATTGAAAGAATCATGAGTGTTCATacctatatatttatatttatatccATGATTAAGCAATTTAAGCATAAATATATTCTAATTAAGAGCAATCTCACATATACCGTCATCAGAATCCGCTGATGTAATGGGCATTGAATTGTTATTATTATCTTGGAATGTCCCACATTTTATTTTACTGGTGGCATGGAAACCTGATTTTATAGTAAACTGGTCGGAAAGTTTGAAGACAGAATTAATGATGTGGTAATAAACCTCCTTGATttcttccccccaccccccatttCTAGTGAAAAGACCCTCCTACCATCCCTAGTCCTCCCTCCTATGTGCCTGCCACATGCCTGCTAGCTTACCTGGAACGGGCGGCATGCCGGCGTGTCTATCCCTCACCTTATAAATCTAATTGGAGTGAACAGTAGAgttaagttttattttatttatttatgagaaGATGAGGTTTGAGTTGATTTAAATAGCAAAATAGGATCCGTGTagctgatcccatttagttggataaGACTTTGTTGAATTGAATTGTCAATAACCCACATTACCTCCAATatacttgtcaaatttcaatccaaTTAGAGTTATAAATAtagtgagaaaagaaaaaaaaaaaaaaaaaaaaaatcagaactatTTTTAAAGTTGAAGAAGTAGCAAAATTGCACAAGGAAAAATACAATTTAAGATGGCCATGCATGTTGTTGAGTTAGACCACCAAATTTGATAAATAATTAATCCACAAGGGTCTCATCCTATCCAATTACGAGAAATTATCACATGCATATTGTAAATTAAAGagaattccttattttatcatTAGATTCGCAATATAAGTTCTTTAAAAAGTTCACATtcagatatactatatatgaaTTTCCTATCTATGCCCTACACTTTTAAGTGGTTTGGTACGATTTTGAATCGTGAAACCGATATTTCAAACTGTATAAAAACCATTACACCAAATATGTTgtgaatcaaatcaaaccatttatgaATCTATTACCTCTTCCTTCCACCTTCATGTCGGTTCTTCGAGTTCTAGAGTCACAAAACCAATACCAAAATCATCTAAGGACAGTCTATGAATCTATTACCTCAAACTGGTAACAAAATCGAGATTGAAACCATTTAAAAGTatgaaaccaaaccgtttacAAACTGGAATACCgaaattgtttaataaatggttttgaTTTCACAAATTATAATTACTTAATAAACAATTCGATTTCGGTTTCTACTTATTACACTCTAAACTaatcaaaccaaaccgtttaacaccctaaGATGGGACCAAGAAAAAAGTTCATTCTTGATAGACCTTTATAGATAAATATAATCATATACTATTTTTCAGTACTtaattttaagtattttatacattttaaagggattttcttattcataCTCCTCAAGGTATCAAATACCTaactttttgcccttttagtatgacatacaatttttttttcaatgagagtATAATTTGATTTCACATGTGAATTCAAAAAATGTTCATGACAGTCACACCTTTTTTAAtgacataataataatatatcattttcaaattatttctgAAGGGCCTTATACCCCTAACTTAAAGAACATTTTTTATGGATTATCTTAAAACTTTTAGGAAGACAAATGACAATTAAAAACAAGTGTTAAGTACTAAATACCCTTAAAGATGTCATTTAGACACTCCCCTTTTTAAAGGACATGCCCATTATCCAAGTGGCACAAGCCTTGCATGTAATCGCTCGCGTCTTACTTGTGTTGGATTGAAATTTTGTTTGTATAAACGTTTCTTTCCTTTCCAAATTTCAGTCTTATGAATAACTAATGGGAAAAAGGCAAGCACACACATGTGTAATATACTTCTCTTtacggtttttcctttctttctcatcATTTAATGATGTGAATCTTTCAATAGATGAATCGACACCCATcggttctctttttctctctcaaaaaGATATGATGTCGATCAAGGTAAACGGGTTGCATGcccatccctctccctaatATGTACTACCAAAAGAGAATACCATACAAACGCATGGAGTataatacatattttttttaaaaaaattattcccAAGACCCTCTTTTTAAGGATAGCATTCACAAGGCCTTTTCAAAACGTTTTCTACAATATACataaatttatcatttaataAAGAGCGTATCTAGTGCACGAGGTTCCCATCATTGCGGGGTATGGGGAGGGCCataaatttatcatttaatgagcattaaaattttcttttatgtgatttttatttgaaaacaaAGGGAGACTAACCTAGAAAGAAATTATTATGAACGAAAACTAATTCTGTCGTTACATGCCCCCTCAGTACTTCGCTTTTGGCCCTTAACTAATTTTGCCTTGGGGATATCAAAATTTCCTTGAGAGTTGAAGGAAGGTTGAATGTTTATatccaatattttttatttatttttaatgaaagtATAATCACATAAACCACtcaccaatcccaaaaagatTAACCGTCTATATCCAAGATTGTTGACCTCTATGTAAGAATTATTTTTGTTAGTGCTAGTAATTTAGTAGGTCGGTCAAATGCATACATCTTATTATTTTGGCAAACAAAGATAGTAACTAATTGTAGAAAATGAAACCTATAACGATggagaaaagaatggaaatcacaaacacACAAGCACACAATGCACACAAGGATTTATGCGATTCAGCAAAATTGCTTATAgtcacggtgagatgagatttgattcactatcaatggagaatagggttacaattGATTGTCCTCATACCTCTCTCGATCATATTGCATTATAGAAAAAGAATCTTCGCTACAAGCCTACaaatttatagcgaaaccctgtacaataatttttttaaaaaaatctcctatatatttccattaaaaaaaaaaaaaaaaaatctcaattgTAATTGACCAGACTGTCCTTATCCGATTCTAGGCGACTCCATAAGACAAAAGCAACTCAAATGATTCAATCTAGGCATCTTGGGTGTCAATTGGCTgtgtttttcaaaaccccagcccaaccatAAGGTCTCTTAACTCAGCCCAGGCCTAGCACAGCCCTAGGTCTGGTTGGGATATCTTAGCATAGGCCCAACATAACCCGCTcttgattgaccttgattgggTCGAGCTGGACCGGTTTGGACTTATAGTATACCAATAACATGTAAACAcaaacatcaaaatgaaaaatagttCATATTTCATGAAAAAACTTCATAGTTcaaccccacccaaaaaaaaaataatttttttgatgaataatcATGAATAtgttgaaattttcattttgatacACATAGATTGAGATTCACATGGTGTACATAGGGTCGGTTTGGGCCCAGTTCTTCAACCCAAGCTCGATCCGGCTCAGGGTAGGTTCAGGTTGGCTAGGCTTTTTTCACACCCCTAGATTCTAGATTGGTGGAGTGTAGAACATGCCAAAAGAATGCTAGAATTTTAGATTTTCAATTAATTTTtagcaaaaattttcctttcccCGGTAGAGAAGGAAGTTCTTTATagtaatgtgaccctataatTGGATTTTGGGTTCAACATTAACTCCCATGTATTTCAATCAGGCAATTCAGATATCCATGGGGAAGGAATTCTTTCTTCACCCACCGTGGGTGAACGAACTGAAATTGGCCAATTCCAGCTGATTCGGAATGGGATCGGATCGGACTGACAGAACCGATTCCGTTCCCGAttggttttaaaaccttggccgGACCGGTTAAGGATCCCCATTTTATGGTTTCCAAATTAGTCAGAAGTTTCAAGTTATTTACTTCGTAGACGAGGAGGCAGGGTAGCAGGGAGCCCTAATTCCTTCACAGTTCAGATGAGAGTGATAAAGAGGCCCGAAGTACGAACCAGTCGAACGCTTTTGGCGCCATTTTTCGTCGCATAGAGAGCAGAAACCCCCTCGTCTCACTGTAAGTTCTTGCAACCTCACGGCAAATGTTAGGGATTCCTTCCcaccttttggtttttttttggttggggggggcgcatgttttgttctttttcacTATATTTACAAAAACGAAGGCGTTATATGGTCGCTCTGTCGTAACTATCAATGGGGATTTGAGATCTAGTTCGTTATTCTCTTTTTAGTTATATTCTGTGCTTCAGTCTCCTTAGCTTTGCGTTGTTCTAATCCTGAATCCTTTAATTTTAGTTTGCTTTCTCTCTGGTTTTCATCTACTTTTGGGGTCTGCGTTATTTATTTTGGAACCAGAATCTGCGATAGCATCTAGTTTATCAGTTTATCCTAACGctcaaaaatggaaaataaaaaagaaacactcaaaaccctaaatcgattcACATTTCACTCACCCTTTCACGATTCTCGTTCCCTTCTCGAACAAGAGAACCCTAAAGGcccaaaccccatctctttcccttcatgcGCCGTTTGCTGCAAATCTTCTCCAAATCCAAATGAAAATGAGAATCGAACCCTAAACAGCCTAAACCCCTTGTCTTTCCCTTCGGCCTTCCGCCTTCCCACTCTGCGATTTCTGCAAATTATCCCCACATTGAAAAACAATAGGAAAGAATCGTTGAACCTGAAGGAGTTTTGAAGTCTGAAGTCTGAACTCGTTGAACATCTGCAGCTTTGAAGGCGATTCTTGAAGGTAAGTTGTAACAGAACCCTCTGCGATAGCACTCCCAAATCCGTCTCCCTTCTGTAAGACTAGCAttgtctctgttttttttaaatatatataattttcttttcaattttgaagGAGTTTTCAGGTGCACAGCCACCTTTTGCTGCATCTATTTGTTATGTAAACATAGTTTTATATCAATGAAAGACTAGGTCACTCTTCGGGTGTAATGTCTACTATCAGCTGCTGGATTTTCATGAAGGATTCTCTCATTCAAAATTGATTTCGATCCATAGTAGGGCATCAACCCCTGTTTCTGTGGTTGCTCATTGTGGCAGCAAGGTTTGTCATCTATGCATTGCATCAAGCCAGCCTTCAACCCATACTCTTTTGGGGATTCATTCATATTATTGGCAATGGGAACTTGACTATGCTTTGAGTTTATCAGAGGTCTGGATTATCAGCAATTAGATTTCTCCACACATATGGCAATACtctgtttttcaggttttgtcATCATCTATTTTTGCTATGGGTTCTGATCTGACAAGCAGATCAGATTAAGGTTTTGGGGGATTGTTAACCCTCTTAAATAGAAGACTTGATTCTGGTTTGGGGTCTGTTTGACCTCCAGATTGTGTGCTATTGAAAATCTTCCAATTTCTGGAATTTTCACTTAAGATTTGAAGTAGTGTGCTGTGGTCTGTCTGAAATCGATATATATCAGTGTTATTCTGTGGGGTTTGTATTCCCTACTACTATTCTTCATATCTCCAGGCTTGGAGATTCATCTGGAGTTGAATTGCTGTCCTTTTGAAGATTGTTTGTGCTAggcagaattttatttttgtgttgatTTCTTTAGTACGTAATGACTAAACCCAAGTTATCCCGTCTACCTTTTGTAAGCc is drawn from Telopea speciosissima isolate NSW1024214 ecotype Mountain lineage chromosome 1, Tspe_v1, whole genome shotgun sequence and contains these coding sequences:
- the LOC122641588 gene encoding vacuolar iron transporter homolog 4-like: MAAIEAGNQPSMKENTNPDQIPSNNHNDIEGQIGQKPKVEIDYLQRAQWLRAAVLGASDGLVSTASLMIGVGAVSSDVKSMIISGFAGMVAGACSMAIGEFVSVYSQRDIEVSQMKRENENRIKNGDLSDEDERNKEKLPNPLQAAGVSALSFMIGAAVPLLSASFIQVYGVRLGVVIALSSLALVIFGWVGAVLGKAPVKRSCLRVLIGGWLAMAITYGLSMLIGLTGL